The Dreissena polymorpha isolate Duluth1 chromosome 8, UMN_Dpol_1.0, whole genome shotgun sequence genome includes the window TGTATGATTAGAAACGATGTTCTAATTCCATAAACTAGCTTGGATTCAtatcatttgttgtttgtatttggTACGTGCTTTGTGATGTTGTTTTTTGCATCATatcatattttgtaattaaaggACATTTAGCTCATACGTAGAATTACTTCTTCTTCTCGCTAATACTAATACAGTATATGTACATTGGAAGTGAGATTGATATAGATCCAGATTTTGGATACGCACAAACCCTGTTTTGTTTTATGGTTTTGCGGTGTACACAACTTGGTACGATACGAATAAGTCTGGATTAAATAAATGAATCAAATCCATGTCATCGTCAAAACAAGCATCATAATACTTATCTTAAGCATTGACCAACTAATAGCAACAACGACACGGAACGAACCCGTCACTTGCTGTAAGCTGGTTACCTCAGCAAATTCAACCGGGACAACACGTTTAACCTTTTCACTTCCCATTTGAATTTTCTCATTAAATCACATTCTTTCAAACAAAGGGTAATTATTGTCTAATGATTTCAGTTTCTCCCACTTATATCGGATTATTGAATCAAATACTTCATCAACATACCATTGCCGAGCCTTTAAACCAAATGTCTTGCCCTGGCGAACAAAGACGATGCTATCTGTCCGACCTTTCATGAGATTGAAACAGTCTAAGGTCTATGATATCGTTGTGAATAACTAGAAACGCCTTGCTGAGCGAGATTTTCTTTCCTGATCCGTGGTATTGTGCATACTTACGCAGTTACTCTAACCGTGCACCTGTTGAAACATTAAACTATTAAATTtctcattttttatattgataagACCAACTGTAATCACTTCCCGCTAACTGAAGAAAGCAAAATGTAACACGGGACGCAGCCTTCCTACATGTCATTTTATACCAGAATAAGTAAAATAATACGAGAAGTGAATTTAGTGTTTGTTACATGGTAAATATGTAGATTATTGTATAACAGAATGTTCCGAAATACTTTCAATTTTATATGCTTCCGATTGTATCCCaagctatcaaaatggacatTCGCCAGATCTGTTTTCACATCTACTGAAATTAAGACAAATGCAATTGTCATAATGGGAAACAAAATGGGAATGAAAACAGATGAATGGTCTTTGGTTCCGATGATCTGAAACTATCGTGTTCAGGGCAGATTAAGTGAAGTTTTTGGTATGTAACAATAGTTGTTTTGATCGGTAGCTACCCGGCCGGAATGCGACTGACACAGAATACCCACATGCGTCAAACATGGCAGCAAATAACATGAATGGAGTATTCTCTTGTTTTTGTCCCCGAGAGCCAATCAAAACCATTCAACGTTCATTCATTGTGAGGTTTTAAATTAGCGACTTTGATTGACATAAACGTCGTTATTTCAAATGCTGAAATCTGTTATATTACGTAATGTACCTGCACAGTACATATTGACATTCGATGGCTAATAGTTAAACAAGTACTTGAATGGATAAAGTTATATATCAGTGTGACTAAAATCAAGGAATATATTTAACTCTTTGTTTATTTGCTTAATCGTACTATTCGGTTATGCTTCAAAAGCATGGACTCCAAAACGGATTTAATATTGATGCCATTTTGAAGGAGTCAACCTACGATATGACAACAAATGTAAGCAGCGACTTTCTCCACAATACGGACTCGGCTTTCAAGACGCTGCGGGCACCCTCCAAAGAAATTCAGGGGCATCAAGCCGGGTCTACAGCTCCTTTGCACGCGACTGTGAGCCCTTTCTCGGTAAATGGTGCTCAAGCCTCCAGTAATTCTAACATCTCTCATCAGCAGGGACACAGTCATCATGCACTTCATAGAGATTGCGGTAACAGCGACTTTTGCAGCCAATGTTTTGACTCATCCGCGTCTCAAATTCAGGACAATTTATTAAACAGCATGCGGTCTTATGAGATGTCAACACAGTGTATTTCGAACATCAATTATCCGCACTCAGGTAATATTATGCGACCAGCGGGACCCCCGAATCCCTCGCACAGGACTTGGTCGCTCCTTGACACCGCCACGCATGCGTCCAACGGCCAACAACACGACCTACGGTCACATCAAAATATTGGGAATTTCGGTTTAAAATTTCACAACAGTTTAATGCAACTTGATAACATATCAAACATCTCGAACTTAGCGAATAATTACTCATCGCTTACCGGTTTGTACTCACCGATGTCGCAAACGCAATTAGGCAGTCCGCTTCTGTCATCGCGGTTCAACCACGATGTCTCGGCCCACTCGTTTCCGTGGCATTCTTCCCGTGGGGCCGGTTTCCTGACCTCAAGGTGCTCAGGTAAGTGACCACGAATCAGTGTTGTTTGATTCactttgtttttttcatcatcTTCCAATGAAATATGGGCAGTAATCAAATCATAGGACTGTTTCGCATTGCACACGCttttttttaaggaaataatgtgtacaaatatgtttGGGCTAATAAACCTAAAAATaattaatcatatttattttattttattcatgacTTACTAACGGCATCTGATATATTTACAAACTATTCCAGTGTTATTAGTAAAACTAAAAAAACTGAAAGTAATATTTTCAGACACAATACAATAACGATAAGGTAACCCttgttttaatcatttttgtCATTGTAAATTAAGTGTTGTGTTTTATGTATTATCCTTTAGGGTGTACTGGTCACTTGCCTAAAATCATAGACTAGCTGATAGTAACAACCGTATATATTTGGAAGATTATCCAAAAGTATAATACTTCACCCTCtcttaaattata containing:
- the LOC127842994 gene encoding homeobox protein ceh-12-like, with the protein product MRSYEMSTQCISNINYPHSGNIMRPAGPPNPSHRTWSLLDTATHASNGQQHDLRSHQNIGNFGLKFHNSLMQLDNISNISNLANNYSSLTGLYSPMSQTQLGSPLLSSRFNHDVSAHSFPWHSSRGAGFLTSRCSDSSLFMSPYRKPKRVRTAFSPTQLLRLEHAFEKNHYVVGQERKELSSSLNLSETQVKVWFQNRRTKHKRMQSEDDMTSGLSRGIYSRQHSTGSTTPSLDDVIIDS